The following proteins are co-located in the Microbacterium sp. Clip185 genome:
- a CDS encoding glycosyltransferase family 2 protein yields the protein MGSSGARVLVIVPAWNEERSVGTTVSEIRSASPNYDVVVIDDGSTDDTVAVARAAGATVLNLPFNLGVGGAMKTGFTYAQRHGYTQAIQVDADGQHNPADIARVLAGLQGADIAIGARFADVGDYEVRGPRRWAMVFLARVVSRAAGTRLTDVTSGFRAANGRAIDQYVSYYPAEYLGDTLDSLVAAVHAGLKVTQVPVAMRPRAHGRPSQGPIGSTVYLLRSVFALGLALLRGSRAIHPSELQGAPS from the coding sequence ATGGGTTCTTCGGGTGCGCGTGTTCTGGTGATCGTTCCCGCGTGGAACGAAGAAAGAAGCGTCGGCACCACCGTGAGCGAGATCAGGTCGGCCTCGCCGAACTACGATGTCGTCGTCATCGACGACGGCTCGACGGACGACACGGTCGCCGTGGCTCGTGCTGCGGGCGCGACGGTGCTCAACCTGCCGTTCAACCTCGGCGTCGGCGGCGCGATGAAGACAGGATTCACCTACGCCCAGCGCCACGGGTACACGCAGGCGATCCAGGTCGACGCGGATGGCCAGCACAACCCCGCTGACATCGCACGGGTGCTGGCTGGGCTTCAGGGCGCTGACATCGCGATCGGCGCGCGCTTCGCGGACGTCGGCGACTACGAGGTGCGCGGACCGCGGCGATGGGCGATGGTGTTCCTCGCCAGGGTGGTCTCCCGAGCCGCTGGTACGCGACTCACCGACGTCACGAGCGGGTTCCGGGCGGCCAACGGCAGAGCGATCGACCAGTACGTGAGCTACTACCCCGCGGAGTACCTCGGCGACACCCTGGACTCCCTGGTCGCGGCCGTGCACGCCGGGCTGAAGGTGACACAGGTTCCGGTCGCAATGCGCCCCAGGGCTCACGGCCGGCCGAGCCAGGGCCCGATCGGCTCGACCGTGTACCTGCTGCGTTCCGTTTTCGCCCTCGGGCTGGCTCTGCTCCGCGGCTCCCGGGCCATCCATCCCAGCGAGCTGCAGGGGGCGCCCTCATGA
- a CDS encoding DUF2304 domain-containing protein: MIVFAAIALALLIIVVVMWLLLTRRLREKYAVLWLVIGVVVLVLGIFPQLLLWLTAALGVQLPANLMFALAIVLLLGVALHLSWELSQAEEEIRRLAEEAAISRAELTALAARIESLEARARDDGDPTPDTSS; the protein is encoded by the coding sequence ATGATCGTCTTCGCCGCCATCGCCCTCGCTCTGCTGATCATCGTCGTCGTGATGTGGCTCCTGCTCACACGGCGACTGCGCGAGAAGTACGCGGTCCTCTGGCTCGTGATCGGCGTGGTCGTGCTGGTCCTGGGGATCTTCCCCCAGCTCCTGCTGTGGCTCACGGCCGCGCTGGGTGTCCAGCTGCCCGCGAACCTGATGTTCGCCCTGGCGATCGTCTTGCTGCTCGGTGTCGCGCTGCATCTGTCGTGGGAGCTTTCCCAGGCGGAGGAGGAGATCCGTCGACTCGCCGAGGAGGCCGCCATCAGCCGAGCCGAGTTGACCGCCCTCGCCGCGCGGATCGAGTCGCTCGAGGCACGAGCACGCGATGACGGCGACCCGACGCCGGATACGTCGTCGTGA
- a CDS encoding glycosyltransferase encodes MTQTWIVFSAFRPDPDLVDAVRAAVAEVAQQVVVVDDGSGPGWEPLWAQAESVGARVLRSDENRGIGAALNRGIRHALDAGASAVLTFDQDSTISPGFVEALRDVIASAESSGVRVAFAVPERFAGVSQVHSREGGVLRTRHSIQSGMLVPRTTWEQVGILREDLFIDLVDTEFELRCAAAGLVGVAAPGLALGHALGRQYARELFGRRVRIPGIPDVVTLSAPFRYYYRVRNRRVVNKLYLRTAPGWVLRDTALEIIHFVNALMLARPRRALLALYRRGWRDGGRGRGGPMPSELRPVAAQITWSAPDA; translated from the coding sequence GTGACGCAGACCTGGATCGTCTTCTCGGCATTCCGTCCTGATCCCGACCTCGTGGATGCGGTTCGCGCGGCGGTCGCCGAGGTGGCGCAGCAGGTCGTCGTGGTCGATGACGGCAGCGGTCCCGGCTGGGAGCCGCTCTGGGCACAGGCGGAGTCGGTCGGCGCGCGTGTGCTGCGCTCGGATGAGAACCGCGGGATCGGCGCGGCGCTGAATCGTGGCATCCGGCACGCTCTGGATGCGGGCGCATCCGCCGTGCTCACCTTCGACCAGGATTCGACCATCTCTCCGGGCTTCGTCGAGGCCCTGCGTGACGTGATCGCCTCGGCGGAGAGTTCCGGCGTTCGGGTCGCCTTCGCCGTGCCGGAGCGCTTCGCGGGCGTAAGCCAGGTGCATAGTCGCGAGGGGGGAGTGCTTCGCACTCGCCACTCGATCCAGTCAGGGATGCTCGTGCCGCGGACGACGTGGGAGCAGGTGGGGATACTGCGTGAAGACCTGTTCATCGACCTCGTGGACACCGAGTTCGAGCTGCGTTGCGCGGCGGCCGGACTCGTCGGCGTCGCAGCGCCGGGACTGGCCCTGGGGCACGCGCTCGGGCGGCAGTACGCCCGGGAGCTGTTCGGTCGACGGGTCCGGATTCCGGGCATCCCGGATGTGGTCACCCTCAGCGCTCCGTTCCGGTACTACTACCGGGTGCGAAACCGCCGGGTGGTCAACAAGCTGTACCTGCGCACCGCCCCGGGGTGGGTTCTGCGCGACACGGCGCTGGAGATCATCCACTTTGTCAACGCGTTGATGCTCGCTCGTCCGCGTCGCGCACTTCTCGCGCTGTACCGGCGCGGCTGGCGCGACGGGGGACGGGGGCGAGGAGGGCCGATGCCGTCCGAGCTGCGGCCGGTGGCAGCGCAGATCACCTGGAGCGCCCCCGACGCGTGA
- a CDS encoding oligosaccharide flippase family protein yields MRSFILRLAGFAGAPIISALAPFIILPVISRFVGDSGWANVNSGQAIGMLAMVGVLFGWSVIGPVRVARATDAHERAVILAESLRSRAWTALLVVPLAGVVTYFVCSPDYRTESVMIAVAMALGGFTPAWFCIGEGNPRALMLFDGVPKLTASALSLPFLLLTGQVFWYPVLLVLLTVPAFAIHARLVRTGHDPAGVPARPTRQVLSSLVPTAAIDAAGNVYGSTGIPIATVGLSASAASSFASTDRVYRIGLLAVIAVGNAFQAWVLDPRAEDRARRHLIAFAALGGLGAVGGAAIAVLGPWATGLVFGAAVAAAPLPCLLFGAAFFFISCGTPLIRNLLIPAGRFRLVFAATVCSAITGVATMLIGAAQGSVVGVALGVAVAEAVSVMILITPAWRQFRREAHVAP; encoded by the coding sequence ATGCGGTCCTTCATTCTCCGCCTCGCGGGATTCGCGGGCGCACCGATCATCTCGGCGCTCGCACCCTTCATCATACTTCCGGTGATCTCGCGGTTCGTCGGAGACAGCGGTTGGGCGAACGTCAACTCCGGGCAGGCCATCGGCATGCTCGCGATGGTGGGGGTGCTCTTCGGCTGGAGCGTCATCGGGCCGGTGCGGGTGGCACGCGCGACCGATGCGCACGAGAGGGCGGTCATCCTCGCGGAGAGCCTTCGCTCCCGCGCGTGGACGGCGCTTCTCGTCGTTCCGCTCGCCGGCGTGGTGACGTACTTCGTCTGTTCCCCCGACTACCGCACCGAGTCCGTCATGATCGCGGTGGCGATGGCGCTCGGCGGGTTCACTCCGGCATGGTTCTGCATCGGCGAGGGCAACCCGCGGGCGCTGATGCTCTTCGACGGTGTCCCCAAGCTCACAGCCTCCGCGCTCTCGCTGCCGTTCCTGCTCCTGACCGGTCAGGTGTTCTGGTATCCGGTCCTTCTCGTTCTGCTCACCGTTCCGGCTTTCGCCATCCATGCACGTCTGGTGCGCACCGGCCACGACCCGGCGGGCGTCCCCGCGCGACCGACCCGACAGGTGCTGAGCTCGCTCGTGCCGACGGCCGCCATCGACGCCGCGGGAAACGTCTACGGCTCCACAGGTATCCCCATCGCCACGGTCGGTCTCTCCGCCTCGGCGGCGAGTTCCTTCGCTTCGACCGACCGCGTCTACCGCATCGGACTGCTGGCGGTCATCGCCGTGGGCAATGCCTTCCAAGCCTGGGTACTCGATCCTCGCGCCGAGGACCGTGCGCGCCGCCACCTGATCGCCTTCGCCGCGCTCGGCGGCCTCGGCGCCGTCGGCGGCGCAGCGATCGCTGTTCTCGGCCCCTGGGCCACCGGGCTGGTGTTCGGGGCAGCGGTGGCCGCCGCCCCGCTGCCGTGCCTCCTCTTCGGCGCAGCCTTCTTCTTCATCTCCTGCGGCACGCCTCTGATCCGGAACCTGCTGATCCCCGCGGGGCGCTTCCGACTCGTGTTCGCCGCCACGGTCTGCTCCGCGATCACGGGTGTGGCCACGATGCTGATCGGGGCGGCTCAGGGATCGGTTGTCGGGGTCGCCCTTGGCGTCGCCGTCGCCGAGGCGGTCTCCGTGATGATCCTGATCACGCCGGCATGGCGCCAGTTCCGCCGAGAGGCGCACGTCGCGCCCTGA
- a CDS encoding glycosyltransferase, producing MSVDMATVSVCMATYNGAAYVAHQLRSILAELGPDDEVVVVDDASSDDTVQIVRGLEDDRIRVIAQERNAGYVASFARALAEARGDVLMLSDQDDEWVPGRRDLLVAALDDADVVASNLELLDSGAPLTSPLTGKPWVLSRAGSPTGRQLAIFAGVAPYYGCAMALRHSALDYLLPFPEGLRESHDLWIATAANVQRRLAHVDRVTVRRRVHESNASTSSPRGVRAALGSRLLMLRLWREARRRRAVQAGGGAVGA from the coding sequence ATGAGCGTCGACATGGCCACCGTGAGTGTTTGCATGGCGACCTACAACGGAGCCGCGTACGTCGCGCATCAGCTCCGATCCATCCTCGCCGAGCTGGGACCCGACGACGAGGTGGTCGTGGTCGACGACGCGAGCAGCGACGACACCGTGCAGATCGTCCGCGGCCTCGAGGACGACCGCATCCGCGTGATCGCTCAGGAGCGCAACGCCGGCTACGTGGCGAGCTTCGCGCGAGCGCTCGCGGAGGCGCGGGGTGACGTGCTCATGCTGTCCGACCAGGACGACGAATGGGTTCCCGGTCGTCGCGACCTGCTCGTCGCGGCACTCGATGACGCCGACGTCGTCGCATCCAATCTGGAGCTCCTCGACAGCGGTGCACCGCTGACCTCCCCGCTGACAGGCAAGCCCTGGGTTCTCTCGCGTGCCGGCTCTCCGACCGGACGCCAGCTGGCGATCTTCGCCGGAGTGGCGCCGTACTACGGGTGCGCCATGGCCCTACGGCACTCCGCGCTCGACTATCTGCTCCCTTTCCCCGAGGGGCTTCGCGAGTCGCATGACCTGTGGATCGCGACGGCGGCCAACGTGCAGCGCCGTCTCGCGCATGTCGACCGCGTCACGGTGCGCCGACGGGTGCACGAGTCCAACGCGTCGACCTCCTCGCCTCGTGGCGTGCGTGCGGCGCTGGGCTCGCGCCTGCTCATGCTGCGGCTGTGGCGCGAGGCCCGGCGTCGGCGCGCCGTTCAGGCGGGTGGGGGTGCGGTCGGCGCCTGA
- a CDS encoding acyltransferase family protein, translating into MSAATTGAFPYRHNSLNLFRLLLAALVLVAHAYYIAGVGSGPSFNGENLGGWAVAGFFVISGFLITRSRFRTRAGDYLLHRVARIFPAYIVCLLVIAVLFAPLALMIKQGNLGGLLSTAPNPLEYVWSNITLYIRVYGIGTTLSGAPYPDVWNGSLWTLYFEFLCYIITWLLGALAIYRRSIVAVSAVWVGSVVVRAITVLWTTGGLDNDFFQFARLFSFFAAGALAFMIIDRWGLNRWIGLASIPLAAVCIVFVPDIGGQLGAPLLAYALLYLSTVIPQPGWIARNDVSYGFYIYAWPVQQLTFLAGGMKLGFWPYVAVTVVITFAFAWASWVLVERPAMARVRPRAVRAGDIQAPTAPPPA; encoded by the coding sequence GTGAGCGCCGCAACGACCGGCGCGTTCCCCTACCGCCATAACTCCCTCAACCTGTTCCGGCTCCTGCTCGCGGCGCTCGTTCTGGTGGCCCACGCCTACTACATCGCGGGCGTCGGCAGCGGCCCGAGCTTCAACGGCGAGAACTTGGGCGGCTGGGCTGTCGCCGGGTTCTTCGTCATCAGCGGATTCCTGATCACTCGGAGCCGCTTCCGCACTCGCGCCGGCGATTATCTTCTGCACCGCGTCGCGCGCATCTTCCCTGCCTACATCGTCTGCCTGCTCGTCATCGCCGTGCTCTTCGCGCCACTGGCTCTGATGATCAAACAGGGAAACCTCGGGGGCCTGCTCTCGACAGCACCCAACCCTCTCGAGTACGTGTGGAGCAACATCACGCTCTACATCCGCGTGTACGGGATCGGCACCACGCTCAGCGGTGCGCCGTATCCGGATGTGTGGAACGGCTCGCTGTGGACGCTCTACTTCGAGTTCCTCTGCTACATCATCACCTGGCTCCTCGGAGCACTGGCGATCTACCGCAGGTCGATCGTGGCCGTCAGCGCGGTATGGGTGGGCAGTGTCGTCGTGCGTGCGATCACCGTGCTGTGGACGACGGGAGGTCTGGACAACGACTTCTTCCAGTTCGCGCGACTCTTCTCGTTCTTCGCCGCTGGCGCGCTCGCGTTCATGATCATCGACCGCTGGGGGCTCAATCGCTGGATCGGTCTGGCGAGCATCCCGCTGGCCGCCGTCTGCATCGTCTTCGTGCCGGATATCGGCGGCCAGCTCGGCGCGCCGCTGCTCGCCTACGCCTTGCTGTACCTGTCCACCGTGATCCCGCAACCGGGGTGGATCGCACGCAACGACGTGTCATACGGGTTCTACATCTACGCCTGGCCGGTACAACAACTCACGTTCCTCGCCGGGGGGATGAAACTCGGCTTCTGGCCGTATGTCGCTGTGACCGTCGTGATCACGTTCGCCTTCGCGTGGGCGAGCTGGGTTCTCGTGGAGCGCCCTGCCATGGCGCGCGTGCGACCCCGCGCCGTTCGTGCGGGAGACATTCAGGCGCCGACCGCACCCCCACCCGCCTGA
- a CDS encoding NAD-dependent epimerase/dehydratase family protein, producing the protein MSEHVLITGGAGFIGSRLAARLAKAGHEVSVLDALIPQVHGDDPDTTSPMLRSLDGIATVIRGSVTSESDLRRALAPATVVVHLAAETGTGQSMYEIDRYCETNVGGTAKLLDILANDRHSTRRIVIASSRSIYGEGSYRTADGRIVHPPHRADRDMARGDFDVHLPGEDTLELVPTAEDAKLHPSSVYGITKQTQEALVMTVAPTIGVEPVSLRYQNVYGPGQSLKNPYTGILSIFSTLIRQGKEINVFEDGQESRDFVYVDDVVEATYLAATDPRAAGETFNVGSGVATTVNDVIETLFAAFGTRVPTRLSGNYRLGDIRHNVADTSHISQTLGFSPLTSFTEGVGRFVDWVRSEPIDGDGYQRSLDEMSARSLLK; encoded by the coding sequence ATGTCTGAACACGTCCTCATCACCGGGGGTGCGGGCTTCATCGGATCGCGTCTGGCGGCGCGACTGGCGAAAGCCGGCCACGAGGTCAGCGTTCTCGATGCATTGATCCCGCAGGTCCACGGCGACGATCCCGACACGACGTCACCGATGCTGCGGTCGCTCGACGGAATCGCGACGGTCATCCGCGGCAGCGTCACCTCCGAGTCCGATCTGCGCCGGGCCCTCGCGCCGGCGACCGTCGTGGTCCACCTCGCCGCGGAGACCGGCACAGGTCAGTCGATGTACGAGATCGACCGATACTGCGAGACCAACGTCGGCGGCACCGCGAAGCTGCTCGACATCCTCGCCAACGACCGGCACTCGACGCGCCGCATCGTGATCGCCTCGTCCCGCTCCATCTACGGGGAGGGGTCGTATCGCACGGCGGACGGACGCATCGTCCATCCGCCACACCGCGCCGACCGTGACATGGCGCGTGGGGACTTCGACGTGCATCTGCCCGGTGAGGACACCCTCGAGCTCGTCCCGACGGCGGAAGACGCGAAGCTCCATCCGTCTTCGGTCTACGGCATCACCAAACAGACGCAGGAGGCACTCGTGATGACGGTGGCCCCGACGATCGGCGTCGAACCCGTCTCGTTGCGTTATCAGAATGTGTACGGTCCCGGTCAATCCCTGAAGAACCCGTACACCGGCATCCTCTCGATCTTCTCCACCCTCATCCGTCAGGGAAAGGAGATCAACGTCTTCGAGGACGGCCAGGAATCCCGGGATTTCGTCTACGTCGACGACGTGGTGGAGGCGACGTACCTCGCAGCGACAGACCCTCGTGCTGCCGGCGAGACCTTCAACGTCGGCTCGGGCGTCGCCACGACCGTGAACGACGTGATCGAGACCCTCTTCGCGGCTTTCGGCACCCGCGTCCCCACGCGCCTGTCCGGCAACTATCGCTTGGGTGACATCCGCCACAACGTCGCGGACACCTCACACATCTCGCAGACCCTCGGGTTCAGCCCGCTGACGTCCTTCACGGAGGGTGTGGGACGCTTCGTGGATTGGGTTCGCAGCGAGCCCATCGACGGCGACGGTTACCAACGATCGCTCGACGAGATGTCGGCGCGGAGTCTCTTGAAGTGA
- a CDS encoding glycosyltransferase family 2 protein: MTLDIFVPYWGDPALLKQTVASVLAQRDPRWHLTVIDDCYPDASVAEWFAQITDERVRYLRNDTNLGITENYREAVRLATDPYMMLLGSDDLLHPDYVGLIARTVRAVPDADVIQPGVDVIDEDGALVKPLADRVKQRLLAPRRGEGVAVLRGEAMATSLIRGDWLYWPSLTFRTAALKETDFREGLPIIQDLALLMDLAFAGGTLAYTPTVAFSYRRHGDSASQRTILDGTRFRDERTYYRQAHDLAAARGWERTARAARLRTISRLHAVTELPGVIRSVSPSGIRSTLSHVFSL; this comes from the coding sequence ATGACGCTCGACATCTTCGTCCCCTACTGGGGGGATCCCGCCCTGCTGAAGCAGACGGTCGCATCCGTCCTCGCGCAACGCGATCCGCGTTGGCACCTCACCGTCATCGACGACTGCTACCCGGACGCCTCGGTCGCCGAGTGGTTCGCACAGATCACGGACGAGCGCGTCCGGTATCTGCGCAACGACACGAACCTCGGGATCACCGAGAACTACCGCGAGGCGGTGCGTCTCGCGACCGACCCCTACATGATGCTGCTGGGTTCCGATGATCTCCTGCATCCCGACTATGTCGGTCTCATCGCGCGCACGGTCCGCGCCGTGCCGGATGCGGATGTCATCCAGCCCGGCGTCGACGTCATCGACGAGGACGGCGCACTCGTGAAGCCGTTGGCGGATCGTGTGAAGCAGCGCCTGCTCGCCCCGCGACGGGGCGAAGGAGTCGCGGTGCTGCGGGGCGAAGCGATGGCGACCAGCCTCATCCGCGGCGACTGGCTGTACTGGCCGTCGTTGACCTTCCGCACCGCGGCCCTGAAGGAGACGGACTTCCGCGAAGGCCTGCCGATCATCCAGGACCTCGCCCTGCTGATGGATCTCGCTTTCGCCGGAGGAACTCTCGCCTACACCCCGACAGTGGCCTTCTCCTACCGTCGGCATGGCGACTCGGCGTCCCAGCGGACGATCCTCGACGGCACCCGCTTCCGCGACGAACGCACGTACTACCGACAGGCTCACGATCTGGCCGCCGCCAGAGGCTGGGAACGCACCGCGCGCGCTGCGCGGCTGCGGACGATTTCGCGTCTGCACGCGGTGACCGAGCTTCCCGGTGTGATCCGGAGCGTTTCGCCCTCCGGGATAAGATCGACGCTGTCTCATGTGTTTTCGCTGTGA
- the glf gene encoding UDP-galactopyranose mutase, with amino-acid sequence MDLLIVGSGFFGLTIAERAAAAGRKVTVIERRHHIGGNAYTEDEATTGIEVHKYGAHLFHTSNATVWEYVNRFTAFTNYVHRVYTTHKGVVYPLPINLGTINQFFQAAYSPDEARVLVQELAGEFDPKKAQNLEERAIGLIGRPLYEAFIRDYTAKQWQTDPRNLPAEVISRLPVRYTYDNRYFNDTWEGLPVDGYTAWLERMADHPNIEVKLSCDFFDESQPLHKRAVVGQVPIVYTGPIDRYFDDAEGALSWRTLDFEQEVLDIADFQGTSVMNYADADVPYTRIHEFKHFHPERAERYPKDRTVIVREFSRFAEREDEPYYPVNTPQDRAGLLAYRELAKGERDVHFGGRLGTYQYLDMHMAIGSALSMWNNTLA; translated from the coding sequence ATGGATCTCCTCATCGTCGGCTCCGGCTTCTTCGGCCTCACGATCGCCGAGCGCGCCGCCGCAGCGGGCCGGAAGGTCACCGTGATCGAGCGCCGTCACCACATCGGCGGCAACGCGTACACCGAGGACGAGGCGACCACGGGCATCGAGGTGCACAAGTACGGCGCACACCTCTTCCACACCTCGAACGCGACGGTGTGGGAGTACGTGAACCGCTTCACGGCTTTCACGAACTACGTGCACCGCGTCTACACGACGCACAAGGGCGTCGTGTACCCGCTGCCGATCAACCTCGGAACGATCAATCAGTTCTTCCAGGCCGCCTACAGTCCGGATGAGGCGCGTGTGCTCGTGCAGGAGCTGGCGGGGGAGTTCGACCCGAAGAAGGCGCAGAACCTCGAGGAGCGCGCGATCGGCCTCATCGGGCGCCCCCTCTACGAGGCGTTCATCCGCGACTACACGGCCAAGCAGTGGCAGACCGACCCGCGCAACCTGCCCGCCGAGGTGATCTCGCGCCTTCCGGTGCGTTACACCTACGACAACCGCTACTTCAACGACACGTGGGAGGGGCTGCCCGTCGACGGGTACACGGCGTGGCTCGAGCGCATGGCCGACCACCCGAACATCGAGGTCAAGCTCAGTTGCGACTTCTTCGACGAGTCACAGCCGCTCCACAAGCGCGCCGTCGTCGGCCAGGTGCCGATCGTGTACACGGGCCCGATCGACCGCTACTTCGACGACGCCGAGGGGGCCCTGTCGTGGCGGACGCTGGACTTCGAGCAGGAAGTGCTCGACATCGCCGACTTCCAGGGCACCAGCGTCATGAACTATGCGGATGCCGACGTCCCTTACACCCGGATCCACGAGTTCAAGCACTTCCACCCCGAACGCGCCGAACGCTACCCGAAGGACCGCACCGTCATCGTCCGCGAGTTCTCCCGGTTCGCTGAGCGCGAGGACGAACCGTACTACCCGGTGAACACCCCGCAGGATCGCGCGGGACTGCTGGCCTACCGCGAGCTCGCCAAGGGGGAACGCGATGTGCACTTCGGCGGGCGTCTCGGCACCTATCAGTACCTCGACATGCACATGGCCATCGGCTCGGCGCTTTCCATGTGGAACAACACGCTCGCCTGA
- a CDS encoding ABC transporter permease, protein MTTTTVGAPGSPRRYLHSLWLLSARDLKVRYATSALGYLWSVLDPLVMSAIYWFVFTQVFGRDVGETPYIVFLITALLPWVWFNAAVSDFTRAFNKDARLVRSTAIPRSIWVNRIVLSKGVEFLCSIPVLVLFAVFGGATVGWGLFFFPLAILLQTALLVGLGLIVAPLCVLWGDLERTTRLILRALFYASPIIYGVSDLPVGFREVAALNPLAGIFTLYRAGFFPDQWDTLSVVTGAVVSLVVLGVGILVFRRLERPVLKEL, encoded by the coding sequence ATGACGACGACCACGGTCGGAGCCCCCGGGTCGCCCCGGCGCTACCTCCACTCCCTGTGGCTGCTGTCGGCGCGCGACTTGAAGGTGCGCTACGCCACCAGCGCGCTGGGATACCTCTGGTCCGTCCTCGATCCGCTCGTCATGAGCGCGATCTACTGGTTCGTGTTCACCCAGGTCTTCGGGCGGGATGTGGGCGAAACTCCCTACATCGTGTTCCTCATCACGGCCCTGCTGCCGTGGGTGTGGTTCAACGCCGCTGTCAGCGACTTCACCCGGGCCTTCAACAAGGACGCCCGGCTCGTGAGGTCTACCGCGATCCCTCGATCGATCTGGGTGAATCGCATCGTGCTCAGCAAGGGCGTGGAGTTCCTCTGCTCGATCCCCGTACTCGTGCTCTTCGCGGTTTTTGGTGGCGCGACGGTGGGGTGGGGGCTGTTCTTCTTCCCGCTCGCCATCCTGTTGCAGACAGCGCTACTGGTCGGACTGGGGCTGATCGTCGCACCGCTGTGCGTGCTCTGGGGGGATCTGGAGCGGACGACCCGCCTCATCCTGCGCGCATTGTTCTACGCGTCTCCGATCATCTACGGCGTCTCCGACCTTCCCGTCGGCTTCCGAGAGGTGGCCGCGCTCAACCCGCTCGCGGGCATCTTCACGTTGTACCGGGCGGGGTTCTTCCCCGATCAGTGGGACACCCTCTCGGTGGTGACCGGCGCGGTCGTGAGCCTCGTGGTGCTCGGCGTCGGAATCCTCGTCTTCCGGCGGCTCGAGCGTCCCGTGCTGAAGGAGCTGTGA
- a CDS encoding ABC transporter ATP-binding protein — protein MSAELAIEVDGLGVRFRRNRRGRRSLKDLFGGASRRARPGEFWPLRNVSFTVRPGESIGVVGRNGQGKSTLLKLVAGVLLPDEGAVRVNGGVAPLIEITGGFVGDLTVRENVRLTAGLHGMSRAEVARRFDSIIDFAELHDFVDTPYKHLSNGMKVRLAFAVVSQLEEPILLVDEVLAVGDKAFREKCYRRIDELLAAGRTLFFVSHNEKDLRRFCTRGLYLDKGALTMDAPIADVLERYNADYAAG, from the coding sequence ATGTCCGCGGAGCTGGCGATCGAGGTCGACGGGCTGGGAGTCCGGTTCCGGCGCAACAGGAGGGGGCGTCGCAGCCTGAAGGATCTCTTCGGCGGGGCATCCCGGCGCGCCCGACCGGGCGAGTTCTGGCCCCTGCGAAACGTCAGCTTCACCGTCCGGCCCGGCGAGTCAATCGGGGTCGTCGGACGCAACGGCCAGGGCAAGTCGACGCTGCTCAAGCTCGTCGCCGGTGTGCTGCTTCCCGATGAGGGTGCCGTGCGCGTGAACGGAGGCGTCGCTCCGCTCATCGAGATCACGGGCGGGTTCGTGGGGGACCTGACGGTGCGCGAGAACGTGCGCCTCACGGCAGGGCTCCATGGGATGAGCCGGGCCGAGGTAGCGCGGCGCTTCGACTCCATCATCGACTTCGCCGAGCTCCACGACTTCGTCGACACCCCCTACAAGCATCTGTCGAACGGCATGAAGGTGCGTCTGGCATTCGCCGTGGTCTCTCAGCTCGAGGAACCCATCCTCCTCGTGGACGAGGTGCTCGCTGTGGGCGACAAGGCCTTCCGGGAGAAGTGCTACCGCCGCATCGACGAGTTGCTCGCCGCGGGACGGACCCTGTTCTTCGTCAGCCACAACGAAAAGGACCTGCGCCGGTTCTGCACGCGGGGTCTCTATCTCGACAAGGGGGCGCTGACGATGGATGCGCCCATCGCAGACGTATTGGAGCGGTACAACGCCGACTACGCGGCGGGCTGA